A region from the Mya arenaria isolate MELC-2E11 chromosome 2, ASM2691426v1 genome encodes:
- the LOC128206807 gene encoding ubiquitin-conjugating enzyme E2-17 kDa has product MALKRINKELQDLGRDPPAQCSAGPVGDDLFHWQATIMGPPDSPYQGGVFFLTIHFPTDYPFKPPKVAFTTRIYHPNINSNGSICLDILRSQWSPALTISKVLLSICSLLCDPNPDDPLVPEIARIFKTDKNKYNDLAKEWSKKYAM; this is encoded by the exons ATGGCCCTGAAGCGAATCAACAAA GAGCTACAGGATCTTGGAAGAGATCCCCCAGCACAGTGCTCTGCAGGTCCAGTTGGAGATGATT TATTTCACTGGCAAGCAACAATAATGGGTCCG CCGGACAGTCCTTATCAGGGTGGTGTGTTTTTCCTAACTATACATTTTCCTACAGATTACCCATTTAAACCACCAAAG GTTGCCTTCACAACAAGAATATATCATCCAAATATAAACAGCAATGGAAGTATTTGCTTAGACATCCTCCGGTCACAGTGGTCCCCTGCTTTAACGATATCAAAAG TGCTACTGTCGATCTGCTCACTGCTGTGTGACCCAAACCCCGACGATCCCCTCGTCCCTGAGATTGCCCGCATCTTCAAgacagacaaaaacaaatacaatgatCTTGCAAAGGAATGGTCAAAGAAATATGCCATGTGA